One Sphingomonas endolithica DNA segment encodes these proteins:
- a CDS encoding glutathione peroxidase encodes MTAITDIAVKNADGSTADLSAYAGKVLLIVNTASKCGFTPQYEGLEALHRDYAARGFEVLGFPCNQFGAQEPGDAAEIANFCSLTYDVTFPLFAKVDVNGANADPLFVELKKQAPGLLGTEGIKWNFTKFLVGKDGRVVERYAPTTKPADIKADIEKLL; translated from the coding sequence ATGACCGCCATCACCGACATCGCCGTCAAGAACGCCGATGGCAGCACCGCCGACCTGTCCGCTTATGCCGGCAAGGTCCTGTTGATCGTCAACACCGCCTCCAAATGCGGCTTCACCCCGCAATATGAGGGGCTGGAAGCACTGCACCGCGACTATGCCGCTCGCGGCTTCGAAGTTCTCGGCTTTCCGTGCAACCAGTTCGGCGCGCAGGAGCCCGGCGACGCAGCGGAAATCGCCAATTTTTGTTCGCTCACCTACGACGTGACGTTTCCGCTGTTCGCCAAGGTGGACGTGAACGGCGCTAATGCCGATCCGTTGTTTGTCGAACTCAAGAAGCAGGCGCCGGGCCTGCTCGGCACCGAGGGTATCAAGTGGAACTTCACCAAGTTCCTCGTCGGCAAGGATGGCCGCGTCGTCGAACGCTATGCCCCCACAACCAAGCCGGCGGACATAAAGGCCGACATCGAAAAGCTCCTTTGA
- a CDS encoding GNAT family N-acetyltransferase: MSAWREAPTLIGRHVTLRPLERGDRDAIVAAFATGLDHVFATMVPTEMTVDDWYDRLEQEAAAGRAMPFTVLDATGAVAGVTRFMRMAEAHRRLEIGGTVYAPHVQRTGLNTEAKALLLAHAFDAMGCQCVQLRTNWFNRQSRAAIERLGARLDGVLRGHMITPQGEARDTMVYSILAHEWPGVRQNLAFLLARHERAAT, encoded by the coding sequence ATGAGCGCCTGGCGCGAGGCGCCGACGCTCATTGGCCGCCACGTCACGCTGCGGCCGCTGGAGCGAGGCGACCGCGACGCGATCGTCGCCGCCTTCGCAACCGGCCTGGATCACGTTTTCGCGACGATGGTGCCTACCGAAATGACGGTCGACGACTGGTACGATCGGCTGGAGCAGGAAGCCGCAGCCGGGCGGGCAATGCCGTTTACCGTGCTCGATGCCACTGGAGCGGTAGCCGGAGTCACCCGGTTCATGCGCATGGCCGAGGCGCATCGCCGGCTGGAGATCGGCGGCACCGTCTATGCTCCTCATGTCCAGCGCACCGGCCTAAACACCGAAGCCAAGGCGCTGCTATTGGCCCATGCCTTCGATGCAATGGGGTGCCAGTGCGTGCAACTGCGCACCAACTGGTTCAACCGCCAGTCGCGCGCTGCGATCGAGCGGCTCGGGGCACGTCTCGATGGTGTGCTGCGCGGCCATATGATCACGCCGCAAGGTGAAGCCCGCGACACGATGGTCTATTCGATCCTGGCGCATGAATGGCCCGGTGTCCGCCAGAACCTCGCCTTCCTGCTCGCTCGACATGAAAGAGCCGCCACATGA
- a CDS encoding ABC transporter ATP-binding protein: MNDPILHVAGLQRSFVQGGVTIEVLRGVDLTVGQGEIVALLGASGSGKSTLLQAVGLLEGGFAGSIRIAGSEAAKLDSHGRTLVRREQLGFVYQFHHLLPDFNATENVVLPQLIRDVTRDQADERAASLLTALGLGHRLTHRPSQLSGGEQQRVAVARALANRPALVLADEPTGNLDEATADIVLAEFLRLVRDEGSAALVATHNERIAAKMDRVVRLHEGRLA, encoded by the coding sequence ATGAATGACCCCATCCTCCACGTCGCCGGGCTGCAACGCAGCTTCGTCCAGGGTGGTGTCACGATCGAAGTCCTGCGCGGGGTGGATCTTACGGTCGGCCAGGGCGAGATCGTCGCGCTGCTCGGTGCTTCCGGGTCGGGCAAGTCGACGTTGCTGCAGGCGGTCGGCCTGCTGGAAGGTGGCTTTGCCGGGTCGATCCGTATCGCTGGCAGCGAAGCCGCCAAGCTGGACTCGCATGGCCGCACCTTGGTGCGCCGCGAACAGCTCGGCTTCGTCTATCAGTTCCACCACCTGCTGCCGGATTTTAACGCGACCGAGAACGTGGTCCTGCCGCAGCTGATCCGCGACGTTACCCGCGATCAAGCCGACGAACGTGCCGCCTCCTTGCTCACCGCACTTGGCCTCGGCCACCGCCTGACGCACCGCCCGAGCCAGTTGTCGGGCGGCGAGCAGCAGCGCGTTGCGGTCGCCCGCGCGCTCGCCAACCGCCCGGCTTTGGTGCTGGCCGACGAACCCACCGGCAATCTCGACGAGGCAACCGCCGACATCGTGCTGGCCGAGTTCCTGCGGCTCGTCCGCGACGAAGGATCGGCGGCCTTGGTCGCCACGCACAACGAACGTATCGCTGCCAAAATGGACCGCGTCGTGAGGTTGCACGAAGGGCGGCTCGCATGA
- a CDS encoding lipoprotein-releasing ABC transporter permease subunit — protein sequence MILSRYERMIARRYLLPGKGEAFIFLVAGISLVAVMLGVAALVIVMSVMNGFRAELFDKIVGLNGHAVVQGIGGRLPDWQDIVKAAQATPGVTSATPLIDQPLMTSYNGRVEAVLIRGMRVEDIRSNATINGKVVLGSLSSLNVGSNKIAIGSRLAEALGATVGSEISLISPQGQATPFGTVPRIVSYTVGAIFEIGVYDYDKAYVIMPLQDAQTLLLMGDDVGMVELQTENADRVEQILAPLNEKVQGRAVIADWRQMNAQLFEALAVERVAMFTVLSIIILVAVFNILSSLIMLVRAKTRDIAILRTMGATRVGLIRIFMTVGTTIGALGVLAGLILGFIFLFYRQGVVNFVQLVTGQNLWDPSIRYLTELPSKTDPVEIIVIALMALVFSFLATLYPAFKAASTDPVQVLRYE from the coding sequence ATGATCCTGTCTCGCTACGAACGCATGATCGCCCGCCGCTATCTGCTGCCGGGCAAGGGCGAGGCGTTCATCTTTCTCGTCGCCGGCATCAGCCTCGTCGCGGTGATGCTCGGCGTCGCCGCGCTCGTCATCGTGATGAGCGTGATGAACGGCTTCCGTGCCGAACTGTTCGACAAGATCGTCGGGCTGAACGGCCATGCCGTGGTGCAGGGTATTGGCGGGCGCCTGCCCGATTGGCAGGATATCGTGAAGGCCGCGCAAGCGACACCGGGTGTCACCTCCGCCACCCCGCTGATCGATCAGCCGCTGATGACGAGCTATAACGGTCGCGTCGAGGCAGTGCTGATCCGTGGCATGCGGGTGGAGGACATCCGCAGCAATGCCACGATCAACGGTAAGGTCGTGCTCGGCTCACTGTCCAGCCTCAACGTCGGCAGCAACAAGATCGCGATCGGCTCGCGCCTGGCCGAGGCGCTCGGCGCGACGGTTGGCAGCGAGATATCGCTGATCAGCCCGCAGGGGCAGGCGACGCCATTCGGCACGGTGCCGCGGATCGTATCCTACACCGTGGGCGCGATCTTCGAGATCGGGGTGTACGATTACGACAAGGCTTATGTGATCATGCCACTGCAGGATGCGCAGACATTGCTGCTGATGGGCGACGATGTCGGCATGGTCGAACTGCAGACCGAGAATGCCGATCGCGTCGAGCAGATCCTCGCACCGCTCAACGAGAAGGTTCAGGGCAGGGCGGTGATTGCCGACTGGCGGCAGATGAACGCGCAATTGTTCGAAGCGCTGGCAGTCGAGCGGGTGGCGATGTTCACCGTGCTGTCGATCATCATCCTGGTGGCGGTGTTCAACATCCTGTCGTCGCTGATCATGCTGGTGCGCGCCAAGACGCGCGACATCGCCATCCTACGCACGATGGGCGCGACACGGGTGGGGCTGATCCGGATCTTCATGACTGTCGGCACCACGATCGGCGCGCTGGGCGTGCTCGCCGGGCTGATCCTCGGCTTCATCTTCCTGTTCTACCGGCAGGGCGTTGTGAACTTCGTGCAGCTGGTGACGGGCCAGAATTTGTGGGATCCCTCGATCCGCTACCTGACCGAGCTTCCCTCCAAGACCGACCCGGTCGAGATCATCGTGATCGCGCTGATGGCTTTGGTGTTCAGCTTCCTCGCCACGCTCTACCCCGCCTTCAAGGCGGCGAGCACCGACCCCGTACAGGTGCTGCGCTATGAATGA
- a CDS encoding TonB-dependent receptor gives MSTTLSLLLALQAAAGTTTTDQAAAPLADAAPAAEQQGSGDVVVTARRREERVQEVPIAISVIGGAEIERTGAFNVNRLQQQQPSLQFYSSNPRNSAINIRGLGAPFGLTNDGIEQGVGFYVDQVYIGRIGASTFDFVDVAQVEVLRGPQGTLYGKNTTAGALNITTRPPSFTPEARVELSGGNYDFVQAKASASGPLSDNLAVRLSTSATTRDGTIYNVASDEHLHRQRNLGVRGQLLWKASDAIDLTLSGDFNVQSPNCCVQYYARVGRTQRPLNRQYDALAAAFGYSPPSKNPFDRVTDLDASINSRQEIGGASLVANWDLGPATLTSVSAWRYWDWQPQNDRDFIGLPITTVSQNPSQQKQVSQELRLASNGANRLDYTVGAFFFHQTIDTQGSQVQGSAASRYLLNPGNVAVGASGCATATANACNPAVLNGLTSTNTISFDNTSFAVFGKVNYELFEGFHIQPGLRVNYDKKSGSYVSVVTTGSGSTTLNADQAATLAPQSYAPKFSDWNVSGDITLSYDFSSDIHGYATYAKSFKSGGINLSGLPLNAAGTGVDLTTQTVKPEKVDNYEIGLKTQFFDRRVTLNLAGFWTEVRDYQATVNNGQLTVIRGYLANAAKVRSRGFEFDSSFRPSRRLNFYVNGAYTDSTYEKFTNAPCPPELSGGTVTTGTPGGAGAPGGLSPVACDISGQRLPGISKWSLSYGGEYNLPVGGAGGEVYLGYDGNYRSRFSSNPSPSAYTWINGYSLSNVRAGYRKDDFNVFGWVRNVFDQNYFELLSTQSGSTGLIVGQPGDPRTYGLTISKSF, from the coding sequence ATGTCCACGACGCTGTCCTTATTATTGGCGCTGCAAGCCGCCGCTGGAACGACGACGACCGATCAGGCCGCCGCGCCGCTGGCCGATGCGGCGCCTGCTGCCGAACAGCAGGGCAGTGGCGATGTGGTCGTCACCGCGCGGCGCCGCGAGGAACGCGTGCAGGAAGTGCCGATCGCCATCTCGGTAATCGGCGGCGCGGAGATCGAGCGCACGGGCGCGTTCAACGTCAACCGGCTTCAGCAGCAGCAGCCATCGCTGCAATTCTATTCAAGTAATCCGCGCAACTCGGCGATCAACATTCGCGGCCTTGGCGCGCCGTTCGGCCTGACCAATGACGGCATCGAGCAGGGCGTCGGCTTCTATGTCGACCAGGTCTATATCGGGCGCATCGGCGCCTCGACGTTCGATTTCGTCGACGTGGCGCAGGTCGAGGTACTGCGCGGGCCGCAGGGTACGTTGTACGGCAAGAACACGACGGCGGGCGCGCTCAACATCACCACTCGCCCGCCCAGCTTCACGCCCGAGGCGCGGGTCGAGCTGAGCGGCGGCAATTACGATTTCGTCCAGGCCAAGGCATCCGCCTCGGGTCCACTCAGCGACAATCTCGCGGTACGCCTCTCTACCTCGGCCACGACACGCGACGGCACGATCTACAACGTCGCCTCCGATGAACACCTGCACCGCCAGCGCAACCTGGGCGTGCGCGGCCAGTTATTGTGGAAGGCGAGCGACGCGATCGACCTGACCTTGTCCGGCGATTTCAACGTGCAAAGTCCCAATTGCTGCGTGCAATATTATGCCCGCGTCGGCCGCACGCAGCGCCCACTCAACCGGCAATACGATGCGCTTGCCGCAGCCTTCGGCTATTCCCCACCGAGCAAGAACCCATTCGACCGGGTGACCGATCTGGATGCGAGCATCAATTCCCGCCAGGAGATCGGTGGCGCCTCGCTGGTCGCCAATTGGGATCTCGGGCCGGCGACGCTGACCTCGGTCAGTGCCTGGCGCTATTGGGACTGGCAGCCGCAGAACGACCGCGATTTCATCGGCCTGCCGATCACCACCGTGTCGCAGAATCCATCGCAGCAAAAGCAGGTCTCGCAGGAGCTGCGTCTTGCCTCGAATGGTGCCAACCGGCTCGATTATACGGTGGGCGCGTTCTTCTTCCACCAGACGATCGACACGCAAGGGTCGCAGGTACAGGGCAGCGCGGCGAGCCGCTATCTGCTCAACCCCGGCAACGTGGCGGTCGGCGCCAGCGGTTGCGCCACGGCGACGGCAAATGCGTGCAATCCCGCGGTCCTGAACGGACTCACGTCCACCAACACGATCAGCTTCGACAACACCAGCTTCGCCGTCTTCGGCAAAGTGAATTACGAGCTGTTCGAGGGCTTTCACATCCAGCCGGGCCTGCGCGTCAATTACGACAAGAAAAGCGGCTCCTACGTCTCCGTCGTGACCACCGGCAGTGGCAGCACGACCTTGAATGCGGATCAGGCCGCAACGCTCGCGCCGCAGAGCTATGCGCCCAAGTTCAGCGACTGGAACGTGTCGGGCGATATCACGCTGTCCTACGATTTCTCGTCCGACATCCACGGCTACGCAACCTATGCCAAGAGCTTCAAATCGGGTGGGATCAACCTGTCGGGGTTGCCGCTCAATGCCGCGGGTACCGGCGTCGATCTTACCACGCAGACGGTGAAGCCCGAGAAAGTCGACAATTACGAGATCGGGCTCAAGACGCAGTTCTTCGATCGCCGCGTCACGCTGAACCTCGCCGGCTTCTGGACCGAAGTGCGCGATTATCAGGCGACGGTGAATAACGGGCAGCTGACCGTGATACGCGGCTATCTCGCCAATGCCGCCAAGGTGCGATCGCGCGGGTTCGAATTCGATTCGAGCTTCCGCCCGAGCCGCCGCCTCAACTTCTACGTCAACGGCGCCTACACCGATTCGACCTACGAGAAGTTCACCAACGCGCCGTGCCCGCCCGAACTTTCTGGTGGCACGGTCACGACCGGGACCCCCGGTGGAGCGGGCGCGCCGGGGGGCCTCAGCCCCGTGGCTTGCGACATTTCGGGCCAGCGGCTTCCCGGCATCTCGAAATGGTCTCTCTCCTATGGCGGCGAGTATAACCTGCCGGTCGGTGGGGCGGGGGGCGAGGTCTATCTCGGGTATGACGGTAATTACCGGTCGCGCTTCTCGTCCAACCCGTCGCCATCGGCATATACCTGGATCAACGGCTACTCGCTGTCGAACGTGCGCGCCGGCTATCGCAAGGACGATTTCAACGTGTTCGGCTGGGTACGCAATGTGTTCGACCAGAACTATTTCGAACTGCTCTCGACCCAGTCGGGCAGCACGGGATTGATCGTGGGGCAGCCGGGTGATCCGCGGACCTATGGTTTGACAATCAGCAAGTCGTTCTGA
- a CDS encoding Hsp20 family protein, whose amino-acid sequence MRQFDLTPYRRSTVGFDRLFDMLETSTRQATADNYPPFNLERLADDRYRITLAVAGFARDEIEIVAQQNLLQVKGKKEEKEGGNASFLHLGIANRSFERRFELADFVRVDDARLNDGLLTIELVREVPEAMKPKTVAIKTGAPLAAVEDRSAVEAA is encoded by the coding sequence ATGCGTCAGTTCGATTTGACTCCCTACCGCCGCTCCACCGTCGGTTTCGATCGCCTGTTCGACATGCTGGAGACCAGCACGCGCCAGGCCACGGCGGACAATTACCCACCCTTCAATCTCGAGCGTCTCGCAGACGATCGCTACCGCATCACGCTCGCGGTGGCCGGCTTTGCCCGCGACGAGATCGAGATCGTCGCGCAGCAGAACCTGCTGCAGGTGAAGGGCAAGAAAGAAGAAAAGGAAGGCGGCAACGCTTCCTTCCTGCACCTCGGCATCGCCAATCGCAGTTTCGAGCGTCGCTTCGAACTCGCCGACTTCGTGCGCGTCGATGACGCGCGGCTGAATGACGGCCTGTTGACGATCGAACTTGTGCGCGAAGTGCCCGAGGCAATGAAGCCGAAGACGGTCGCGATCAAGACGGGCGCACCGCTTGCCGCCGTCGAGGATCGTAGTGCGGTCGAAGCGGCCTAA
- a CDS encoding CTP synthase, which translates to MARFIFITGGVVSSLGKGLMAASLAALLQARGYRVRIRKFDPYLNVDPGTMSPYQHGEVYVTDDGAETDLDLGHYERFTGVASRQTDNVTSGRIYQQIITRERRGDYLGATVQVIPHVTDAIKEFAQAETDDVDFVLCEIGGTVGDIESLPFIEAIRQLRNDLGRGNSVSIHVTLVPYIAAAGELKTKPTQHSVRELAALGVQPDVLVCRCEQPLPESDRAKIALFCNVPKEAVIPALDAKSIYAVPVQYHEQGLDNAVLNAFGILPGSAPDLSRWTDIMDRLTNPEGEVTVGVVGKYVGLQDAYKSLNEALVHGGIANRVKVNVEWIDAELFEGDDTDITARLEPLDAILVPGAFGERGAEGKIASVRFAREREIPYFGICFGMQMACVEGARDLAGIGAASSTEFGPTDEPVVGMITEWMSAAGIEKREEGGDLGGTMRLGAYPAKLDGNSVVSTIYGDTEISERHRHRYEVNTAYRDALEKGGLVFSGMSPDGMLPEIVERPDHPWFVGVQFHPELKSKPFDPHPLFASFVAAAVKQSRLV; encoded by the coding sequence ATGGCGCGGTTTATCTTCATCACCGGCGGCGTGGTCTCGTCGCTCGGCAAAGGTCTCATGGCAGCGAGCCTCGCGGCTCTGCTGCAGGCGCGCGGTTACCGCGTGCGCATTCGCAAGTTCGATCCATATCTGAACGTCGATCCCGGCACGATGTCGCCGTACCAGCATGGCGAAGTCTATGTGACGGATGATGGCGCGGAGACGGATCTCGATCTCGGCCATTACGAACGCTTCACCGGCGTCGCCTCACGCCAGACCGACAACGTCACTAGCGGACGCATCTATCAGCAGATCATCACGCGCGAACGGCGCGGCGATTATCTGGGCGCCACCGTGCAGGTGATCCCGCACGTCACCGACGCGATCAAGGAATTCGCCCAGGCCGAGACCGACGATGTCGATTTCGTGCTGTGCGAGATTGGCGGCACGGTCGGCGACATCGAGTCGCTGCCGTTCATCGAGGCGATCCGGCAGCTGCGCAACGATCTCGGCCGCGGCAACTCGGTCAGCATCCACGTCACGCTCGTGCCCTACATCGCCGCCGCCGGCGAACTGAAGACCAAGCCGACGCAGCATTCGGTGCGCGAACTTGCAGCGCTCGGCGTGCAGCCAGACGTACTGGTGTGCCGTTGCGAGCAGCCCTTGCCCGAGAGCGATCGGGCGAAGATTGCGTTGTTCTGCAACGTGCCCAAGGAAGCGGTAATCCCGGCGCTCGATGCCAAGAGCATCTATGCGGTGCCGGTGCAGTATCACGAGCAGGGTCTCGACAACGCGGTCCTCAACGCGTTCGGCATCTTGCCCGGCAGCGCGCCGGATCTGTCGCGCTGGACCGACATCATGGACCGCCTGACCAATCCCGAGGGCGAGGTGACGGTCGGCGTGGTCGGCAAATATGTCGGGCTGCAGGATGCCTACAAGTCGCTCAACGAGGCGTTGGTGCACGGCGGCATCGCCAACCGGGTCAAGGTCAATGTCGAGTGGATCGACGCCGAATTGTTCGAGGGCGACGACACCGACATCACCGCACGGCTCGAGCCGCTCGACGCGATCCTCGTCCCCGGTGCGTTCGGCGAGCGCGGTGCCGAGGGCAAGATCGCCAGTGTCCGCTTCGCCCGCGAGCGCGAGATCCCCTATTTCGGCATCTGTTTCGGCATGCAGATGGCATGCGTTGAGGGCGCGCGCGATCTCGCAGGGATCGGCGCTGCCAGTTCGACCGAGTTCGGCCCGACCGACGAGCCGGTGGTCGGCATGATCACCGAGTGGATGAGTGCCGCCGGGATCGAGAAGCGCGAAGAGGGTGGTGACCTGGGCGGCACGATGCGGCTGGGCGCCTATCCGGCGAAGCTCGATGGCAACAGCGTCGTGTCGACCATCTATGGCGATACTGAAATCTCCGAACGGCACCGCCACCGCTACGAGGTCAACACCGCGTATCGCGATGCGCTTGAAAAGGGCGGACTGGTGTTCAGCGGCATGTCGCCCGACGGCATGCTGCCCGAGATCGTCGAACGGCCTGATCACCCCTGGTTCGTCGGCGTGCAATTCCACCCGGAACTGAAAAGCAAACCGTTCGACCCGCATCCCTTGTTCGCCAGCTTCGTCGCCGCGGCGGTCAAGCAGAGCCGTCTTGTCTGA
- the secG gene encoding preprotein translocase subunit SecG encodes MFTFLLVVHAIVAAILVTVILMQRSEGGGLGTGGSPSGLMSARGAADFLTRSTAVLASVFVGLSIVLAVLAATRQAATIDPTLARRTPAAAAPAPAAGNQPDAAAVAANLTAPVGNNAVPLAQ; translated from the coding sequence TTGTTCACCTTCCTGCTCGTCGTTCACGCCATCGTCGCGGCCATTCTGGTCACGGTGATCCTGATGCAGCGGTCGGAAGGCGGCGGTCTGGGCACGGGCGGTAGCCCCTCGGGCCTCATGTCGGCCCGCGGCGCGGCGGATTTCCTGACCCGTTCGACCGCGGTCCTTGCCAGCGTGTTCGTCGGGCTCAGCATCGTGCTTGCGGTGCTCGCGGCGACCCGCCAGGCGGCAACGATCGATCCGACGCTGGCTAGGCGCACGCCAGCAGCAGCGGCACCGGCGCCTGCCGCCGGCAATCAGCCGGATGCAGCAGCGGTGGCGGCCAACCTGACGGCCCCGGTCGGCAACAACGCGGTACCGCTCGCGCAGTAA
- a CDS encoding MarR family transcriptional regulator → MQALVDYVRSGEPDLTNRQMALLMVVYLRPGPHTVRGLARALNVSKPVVTRALNRLGSLGYLRRQRDDSDKRNIFVARTTEGAEFLEEFGQFLGDADQPVARRDAA, encoded by the coding sequence ATGCAGGCGTTGGTCGATTATGTTCGCTCGGGCGAGCCTGATCTCACCAACCGGCAGATGGCGTTGCTGATGGTCGTCTACCTCCGCCCTGGGCCGCATACGGTGCGTGGATTGGCCCGCGCGCTGAACGTTTCCAAGCCCGTCGTGACGCGCGCCTTGAATAGGCTCGGCAGCCTGGGCTATCTGCGGCGACAACGCGACGATAGCGACAAGCGCAATATCTTCGTCGCACGCACCACTGAAGGGGCAGAGTTTCTTGAAGAGTTCGGCCAATTTCTCGGCGACGCCGACCAGCCCGTCGCACGCCGGGACGCCGCATAG
- a CDS encoding SH3 domain-containing protein gives MELDPRTHAVRGDLADLRLADRVFAPHYAAPMAVQVMSDVPLRSAASPDADVIAELSAGDTFEILELAGINAWGVAPAQELVGYITAAAIAGVGQ, from the coding sequence ATGGAACTCGACCCGCGGACCCATGCCGTGCGCGGCGATCTGGCAGATCTGCGCCTCGCCGACCGCGTCTTTGCTCCACATTATGCCGCCCCCATGGCAGTCCAGGTGATGAGCGACGTGCCGCTGCGCAGTGCCGCGTCGCCCGACGCGGATGTCATCGCCGAATTGTCGGCGGGCGACACGTTCGAGATATTGGAATTGGCCGGCATCAATGCCTGGGGCGTGGCACCGGCACAGGAGTTGGTCGGCTACATCACGGCCGCCGCGATCGCAGGGGTCGGCCAATGA
- the argC gene encoding N-acetyl-gamma-glutamyl-phosphate reductase has translation MTINVFIDGAVGTTGLEIGERLAGRGEIALIQLDDTKRKDASARAEALNDADVVILCLPDDAAREAVALIDNDRTRVIDASSAHRVAEGWTYGFAELEPGQQAAIAEAKRVSNPGCYPTGFLALVRPLVRAGLVPVDWPLTVNAVSGYSGGGKSMIAEYRGAATPAAARAYGLGLAHKHVAEMQKHARIEHAPIFAPSVANTYRGMIVEVPLPLHAFSRRPSLHVCEAVLGEAYRDSTLIRIGDADATTVTIEADAGTDRLTLRVCGNPDTGQARLIATLDNLGKGAAGAAVQNLNIMAGLDPVAGLTL, from the coding sequence ATGACGATCAATGTCTTCATCGATGGCGCCGTCGGTACGACGGGATTGGAGATCGGCGAAAGGCTCGCCGGTCGCGGCGAAATTGCGTTGATCCAACTCGATGACACGAAGCGCAAGGATGCCTCCGCTCGCGCCGAAGCGCTCAACGACGCCGATGTCGTGATCCTGTGTCTGCCCGACGATGCGGCCCGGGAAGCCGTCGCGCTGATCGACAATGATCGCACGCGCGTGATCGACGCATCGAGCGCACATCGCGTTGCCGAAGGCTGGACCTATGGCTTTGCCGAGCTGGAGCCAGGCCAGCAGGCTGCCATCGCCGAGGCCAAGCGGGTGAGCAATCCCGGCTGCTATCCCACCGGCTTTCTGGCGCTGGTTCGCCCATTGGTGCGTGCCGGCCTGGTACCGGTCGATTGGCCGCTGACCGTCAACGCCGTGTCCGGTTATTCCGGCGGCGGCAAGTCGATGATAGCGGAGTATCGTGGCGCAGCGACGCCGGCTGCCGCACGCGCTTATGGTCTGGGCCTCGCGCACAAGCATGTCGCCGAGATGCAGAAACACGCGCGGATCGAACATGCGCCGATCTTTGCGCCCTCGGTCGCCAACACCTACCGCGGCATGATCGTCGAGGTGCCGCTGCCGTTGCACGCTTTCTCGCGCCGGCCGAGCCTGCACGTGTGCGAAGCGGTGCTCGGCGAAGCGTATCGCGATTCTACGTTGATCAGGATCGGCGACGCTGACGCAACGACGGTGACCATCGAAGCGGATGCCGGCACCGATCGGCTGACGCTGCGCGTGTGCGGCAATCCCGACACCGGGCAGGCGCGCCTGATCGCGACGCTCGACAATCTCGGCAAGGGAGCGGCCGGCGCCGCGGTGCAGAACCTCAACATCATGGCGGGGCTCGATCCTGTCGCCGGTCTCACCTTATAG